Genomic segment of Candidatus Bipolaricaulota bacterium:
GACTGCCGTCATAAACGATAATTTGCAAAATGCCCGTGCCTCTTTTTACCTGAGTTTCCACGGTTCTGGCCCATTCTTGTCGTCTTTTGTATTCCAAAGGATCAAAAGAACTTCTCGAGACATCATAGCCCGAATTCATGACTTTATCGAAAAAAGTCGAAGTATAAACCAATTGAGACAAACTGTCGGCCACTCTTTCCGCGGAACGCGAAGCGCTGTAAATATCGTAATTCACGTCCCCCGTTTGAATAATCAAAAGACTGATTGAAGCCGAATATTTAAGAGGTTGAAATAAACTGAAAATCAACGTTAACAACAACACAAAAGAAGTTATGAGAATGATTACCCCTTTTCTTTTTGAGACTTGAGATAAAATTAAAATTTCATTTGATTGCATACCTCCTGATTATAACACAATATCGCATTCTTGGCAAGGTCGATTTATTTTTACTCTAAAATGACGGTTTTTTCAATATTCTCAACTCCTCGCAAAATTTTCATCACAATCTCCTGCCCGGGCTTGTATGATTGAACCAATTTCGTCAAAGTATCGCTCGAAGTGATGGTTTCACCCTCGATTGAAATTATTATATCTCCCGGCAATAAACCCGCTTTCTGAGCCGGACTTTGCGCCATAACGGCCGGCCACAAATCGGAAGCGAAAATTAAGGCGCCGTTTTTCACATCAGCATATTTGTCCCAGCCGATTGATTCGCTCAAATCAATGAAATGAACGCCCAAAACCGGCCGAACTATTTTTTTCTCCGAAACGGCTTGCTTGATCACCATTTGAATATTATCGATGGCCAGAGCCGTGTTTTCGGAAGTGACAATGCCAAAAACCTGGCCGTCCAAATTAACCAAAGGCGCGCCAAGCCATTTCTTATCGAGCGTCTCAATCAATTTTATTTCTTGATAATGAATTTCCGAAGAATGTATTAAGTCGCCCTTTTTCTCGGCGGAAGAAAAATATAAACGTTCTATGTTCGTCGGCAAAATATTATTTCCGGAAATAACCAAAGCCGTCTGGCCGCTGGATAAATATTCCCGACTTATCAAATTGACCACGGGCAAATCCTTGGCGTCAATTTTTATAAAACACGCCGTCGTGCCGGAATCGCAAACGGTCTCTTCGATCGAATAAACTTTTTTATCGAAAGAAACCGCCACTTCCTCGCCGCTTCCGCCCAAAACGCTTTTGTCCGTCAATATCCAACCGTCCGCGGTCATGATCGCGCCGACGCCCCGCGCGTCGTTTTCCAATAAAATATCATCGTACGAATTTGATTTTCTGCGAAACGCGTAAAAATCAACAATGGCCGGCCTGACGCTTTCAATGGTCGAATACACGGACAAATCTTTTTCGGACAAAATATCTTTTAATTTTTTATCCTGCTTGGCGGTCAACTCGTCCAAACGCTGACTCAAAGTTTGAATTTTTTGTTCATCTGGAACTCCACCGGAAAGGAAAGAGTCCAGCCATAATTCCCCCAAGACTCCGGAAATGAAACCGAAAATCACGGACACGATTATCACGGACAAAATTTGCGCGTAAAACTTGGAAAAGAATTTTTTCATATTTAATTATATCCACTGAGCAGTCAACAAAATCACTGCAAAGCAAACTGCGCTGATTATTACAAAATTAATGATTCTTTTTTTATCCAAACTGCCGAGCAGAAAAAATCTCGCCAAACCGGTCATCAAATAAAAAGCGATGGTCATCACCAAACCGTTGACGAAATAGCTGGTCGGCAAATAATACAAGGCGCCGAAAAGCTCCACCAAAATAAACGAAATCGAAAAAACAAAAATCCTGCCATCGGAAAACTTTATTTTGTTAACCCAGAAAAGTTGATACGTCAACAGACAAGAAACCAACAAGACCGTCAGCGCCAAGAACAACGAATTGATTTTCAAAAAAACCACCATGGCGTAGACGAACGAACAAAACAGAAAAACCGTCAAAATATTCAAGTACCAAGAAAAATTTTCCAATGAATACGGCTGGTATCTGGCCGGATAAAATTTAAAATCCAATATTCTGCCCAAATACAGGAACAAAACAATCCCTGAAAAAACAGCAAAAAGATGCAGAGTCCAACCTTTATTTAAAAATAACGAAAAACTGATTGATGAAATCACGTAAATCAACGGACTGATTACCAGCCCCCAAAACCCGGGACGCAACTTCCAGCGATTGAACATCAATAAGGCGAAGAAAACGAGAACCGCGCTGAGCGAGCCGAAAATCCAGAGCAGATTTTCATTCAACATGATAATCTCAATGGTCAAGACAAGCATTATGGACGTCAAAAATTGCGCTAACTTGTTGATTAAAAACATAAATTATTCAGTCGCCCTTTGCTTCATCCTATCCAAGGCGTCTCTTTCTTCAAATAATTCCTTAATCAAAATACTGATGGCCGTGGCCACGGGGATGGCGAGCACAGCGCCGATCACCCCTCCCACTTTCGCGCCGATAAGCAAAGCGATCACGCTGATGATCGGATTTAAGCCCACCGCCTTTTGCATTATTTTGGGCACCAGCAAATGATTTTCCAGCTGTTGAATAATTACGAACAAAATCAGTACGAGCAAAGCCTTGAGCGGCGATTGAGCGAACGCCAGAAAAATGGCGGGAATCGAGCTGATGATCGGCCCGATGTAGGGAATAAATTCTCCGATGGCCGCTATCAAAGCCAAAATCAATGCGTACTTCACGCCCAAAATCAACAACCCTATGTATGAAAAAATTCCGATTATCAAACTCAAAATCAACTGGCCTTTAAGCCAAGCGCCAATTTTCTTCTGGATCTTATTGATTAGCATCACGACAAAATCTTGGTATCGAGATGGCAAAACGGCTCGCAAAGTTCGTTTGATGGCGTCTTCTTCCACGGTCATGTAAAACGTGATCACCAAAATCACCAAGAACGAAAACAGCCCGCCAAAGATGCTGGCCACCGTTGAAAAAATACTGCCGGCCGCTTTGGTCAGGGAAGAACTGATTGATGACGCGTTGTCAGCGGATTGCTCAAATCCGAATTTGTCGGAATATTCTTTGACAAAAGAAAAAGCTTGCGTGACTTTTTCATAATATCGAGGAAAATTGTCCGCCAACTCGCTTACCTGATGGGCGATCGGCGGAATGATCAAAACAACGGCGGATCCGACGATGGCGATGGCCACCAAATAAACCAACAAAACGCTGACGCCTCGAGGAATTTTTTTGTTTTCCAAATAATCAACCCAAGAATCTATCGCCGAGGCGAAAATCAAAGCCACGAAAATCAGAGCCAGCACGTCTTTGATCAAATACAGAAAATACAAACTCAAAACAACCAAAAAAAACTTAACAATCGAAACAAAGGAGATATTTATCGTCCTGTGATTTTTCATATTTTTGATAAATGAAATGATGTTATCATTATACAATAATTTTTAAAAAACAGCTAATAACGCCGCGGCGGCAACCGAGCTTGACAAATTTCGTCTTTTTTGCTACTATAATCAACTCTGCGATAAATTCGCGGAATTGTTCATTAATATCGCTCCGCTAGGACGCACATTTGGGCGTTATTTCAAATAAAATCCAAACGTGTGCCCTAGAGGGGCAAAAGGCCCCCCTCGTGGGGGACGAATGCTATTAATTACTAACATCAACCCACAAGGTTGACGTTGGATTTAGCCTTCCCTCATGAGCGCACTATAAAAAGGACAACAAGACAAACAGGAAAAAAATAAGAAAAGAGAAAGAGAAGAAAGCAGTACAAAAGAAGAAAGAAACCCCAGACGGTCCAACCCGATGTTGAAAAAACCCATGCAACCCCACCCACCCATGCTTACCCCAAACCTTTTCAACATTACTCCCGTCCCGCCCCAACCCACCTTGTACCCGCTTCTCTCAACCTTTCTCACTCCTGACAATGCACCTATTGTCCTTTTTTCTTTTTAAACGTATTATTTATAATATTGAATATGAAACCCGTCTATAATAAACAAGCGCATTTCGATTATGAAATCCTGGAGAAATTCGAGGCGGGTTTGAAATTGACGGGCGCGGAAGTAAAAGCGGTCAAAGCCGGGGGCATTAACTTAAAAGGTTCCTATGTCACGCTCAAACAACAACCCAAAACCGAGGTTTTTTTAATCAACGCTCACATTTCAAAATATAAACCGGCCGGCGAGCAACCGGAATACGACCCGACAGGGTCTCGCAAACTGCTTTTGCGCAAAGAAGAAATCAATAAATTAACGGGTATTTTACGGCAAAAAGGCTTGACATTCGTCCCTCTTCGGGTGTATACTAAGCACAACCTCGTTAAATTGGAATTCGGCGTCGGCCGAGGCAAGAAACGATTCGAGAAAAAAGACAGCATCAAAAAAAGAGAGAATGATCGAAAAATTGAACGAGCGATGAAGCAATATTAATGATACGTGTTACGTGATGCATGATACGTGGATAACGGGGATGATCGGCTTCGACGGGAGTCCTGAAATCAAAAGCGCGAAATGAGCTGTCAGCCGCTCATTAAACTGCTGGCAAATCCAATAAGTGCAACAAATGTACTGGCGAAAGTCAAAAGCTTATTTCAAGCTCCGGCTTTTGCTCCCGTTCTTGCCTAAAAGTGAGAACCGTCCGCTTGCCGATACTCGATGAGCAAACCGGACGTCAATATCGAGTTAGGCCGTCGCCATGCCAAAAGCGCCGACTGAAATAAAACGGCTCGGCCCGCTCGGAGTTTCGTTTATCTTTAATCCGGCGGTCTTAAATGATAAGATAAACTATTTTCGTAGATGCTTTTTATTTCAACTTCCAGACGCGGGTTCGATTCCCGCCATCTCCACCATTCGACTCGCTCCGCTCGCTCATGGTGTTCCACCACCTGCAAATCAAATTAATTACATTATTTTCTAAAAAAATGAGAAGGTACTATAAATTCGGCAGAAAGCCGCAAAAGCAAAGAGTCAAATACCCGATCAACGAGGCCATCAAGGCTCTCGAGGTGAATGTCATTGACGAAACGGGCAAACCGCTCGGCATCATGCCGACCGCAAAGGCCATTTCCGATGCCGCGGAACGGGGATTTGATCTGATCGCGGTGTCGCCCAAAGCCGTTCCGCCGGTGGTCAAATTCGCGGATTACGGCAAACTGCAATACCAACAAGAAAAATTGTTAAAAAAACAAAAGACTCTACAAAAAAAAGCTGACCTCAAGGGCATACGGCTATCGGCCAAAATCAGCGACCATGACGCGGAATTGAAAAGAAATCAGGCCAACAAATTTCTGGAAAAAGGCCACAAAGTGAAAATAGAAGTGATTGTTCGAGGCAGAGAACACAATCATCTGCCAATGATCAAAGAAATGATTTATAAATTTATCAATAATTTATCCGTTGAACACATAATCGAACAAGATTTGGCGAAACAGGGCAGCAAATTATCAGCCGTTGTGGCTCCAAAATCTTAAAATTATATGGCAAAAATGAAAACAATTAAAGCGGTCAGTAAAAGAATCAAAGTGACTAAAAATGACAAGTTGATCATCCGCAAAGGAGGACAAGAT
This window contains:
- a CDS encoding PDZ domain-containing protein produces the protein MKKFFSKFYAQILSVIIVSVIFGFISGVLGELWLDSFLSGGVPDEQKIQTLSQRLDELTAKQDKKLKDILSEKDLSVYSTIESVRPAIVDFYAFRRKSNSYDDILLENDARGVGAIMTADGWILTDKSVLGGSGEEVAVSFDKKVYSIEETVCDSGTTACFIKIDAKDLPVVNLISREYLSSGQTALVISGNNILPTNIERLYFSSAEKKGDLIHSSEIHYQEIKLIETLDKKWLGAPLVNLDGQVFGIVTSENTALAIDNIQMVIKQAVSEKKIVRPVLGVHFIDLSESIGWDKYADVKNGALIFASDLWPAVMAQSPAQKAGLLPGDIIISIEGETITSSDTLTKLVQSYKPGQEIVMKILRGVENIEKTVILE
- the infC gene encoding translation initiation factor IF-3; amino-acid sequence: MRRYYKFGRKPQKQRVKYPINEAIKALEVNVIDETGKPLGIMPTAKAISDAAERGFDLIAVSPKAVPPVVKFADYGKLQYQQEKLLKKQKTLQKKADLKGIRLSAKISDHDAELKRNQANKFLEKGHKVKIEVIVRGREHNHLPMIKEMIYKFINNLSVEHIIEQDLAKQGSKLSAVVAPKS
- the smpB gene encoding SsrA-binding protein SmpB — translated: MKPVYNKQAHFDYEILEKFEAGLKLTGAEVKAVKAGGINLKGSYVTLKQQPKTEVFLINAHISKYKPAGEQPEYDPTGSRKLLLRKEEINKLTGILRQKGLTFVPLRVYTKHNLVKLEFGVGRGKKRFEKKDSIKKRENDRKIERAMKQY
- a CDS encoding AI-2E family transporter; amino-acid sequence: MKNHRTINISFVSIVKFFLVVLSLYFLYLIKDVLALIFVALIFASAIDSWVDYLENKKIPRGVSVLLVYLVAIAIVGSAVVLIIPPIAHQVSELADNFPRYYEKVTQAFSFVKEYSDKFGFEQSADNASSISSSLTKAAGSIFSTVASIFGGLFSFLVILVITFYMTVEEDAIKRTLRAVLPSRYQDFVVMLINKIQKKIGAWLKGQLILSLIIGIFSYIGLLILGVKYALILALIAAIGEFIPYIGPIISSIPAIFLAFAQSPLKALLVLILFVIIQQLENHLLVPKIMQKAVGLNPIISVIALLIGAKVGGVIGAVLAIPVATAISILIKELFEERDALDRMKQRATE